Below is a genomic region from Paludicola sp. MB14-C6.
AAAAATCGAAAGAAAGCGATTATATTATAATGGAAAAAATATATATCATAGCTTTGCATTTAGCATATGGTGGGGTAGAAAAAGCAATTATAAATATGGCAAATATTTTTGTAGAAAAGACTGATGTTGAAATTATATCAGTCTATAAAATGCCCAATGCTCCGGCATTTCCACTCGATGAAAGAGTTCGTGTGACGTATTTATTAAAAGACATTCCAAATAAAGAAGAATGGATTAGAGCGAAGAACAGTAGAAATATATTCTCTTTTATGAAAGAGAGCTTGAAAGCCGTAAAAATACTTTATAACAAGAAAAAGGCAGTTAAAAAAGCTATAAAAGGTATCTCCAAAGGAACTATTATTACTACAAGAAATGAAGATACAGTAGTTTTATCAAAATATGGTCAAAGCGGAGTGAAAAAAATAGCGCAACTTCATCATGACCATAACTTTGAACCAAAGCTAGTGAATGATATTAAGCAGAATTACAGTAATATTGATACACTAGTATTACTGACTCCACAATTAGTTTCAGAAACAAAAGATATGCTTGTTGGGAATAATAATCATACAAAGGTTATTTGCATTCCAAATTTTATTGAAGAAATTCCTCCTATTCAGGATTTTAATAGAAAAAAGAATATGGTTATTTCTGTTGGTAGGCTTCACACTGTGAAAGCCTTTGATAGGCTTGTACGCATTTTTGCCGAAGCAAATAAAGATTTTCCTGATTGGAAACTTTATATTGTAGGTGATGGTGAAGAAAAAGATAATCTTTCAAATTTAATAAGTGATTTAAAAATGAACGATCATATTATTCTTACAGGACAAAAAAACAGCGAAGAAATTGAAGAACTATTGAATGAATCATCTATATTCGCTATGACATCATTGAGCGAAGGGCTTCCGTTTGTTTTAATAGAAGCGTGTAGCTGTGGCGTTCCTATGATTGCTTATGACGT
It encodes:
- a CDS encoding glycosyltransferase, which produces MEKIYIIALHLAYGGVEKAIINMANIFVEKTDVEIISVYKMPNAPAFPLDERVRVTYLLKDIPNKEEWIRAKNSRNIFSFMKESLKAVKILYNKKKAVKKAIKGISKGTIITTRNEDTVVLSKYGQSGVKKIAQLHHDHNFEPKLVNDIKQNYSNIDTLVLLTPQLVSETKDMLVGNNNHTKVICIPNFIEEIPPIQDFNRKKNMVISVGRLHTVKAFDRLVRIFAEANKDFPDWKLYIVGDGEEKDNLSNLISDLKMNDHIILTGQKNSEEIEELLNESSIFAMTSLSEGLPFVLIEACSCGVPMIAYDVRVGPRAVIEDKVNGYLVEDNNQKSYIELLDKMMSDTELRKTMGKNAYKTANRFSKEYVSEMWFQNL